In a genomic window of Saccharothrix sp. HUAS TT1:
- a CDS encoding sensor histidine kinase, with the protein MRNGLVLAVVAGAALANGVATDALPAWRQVAYPALAVLAYLIGRRLPAPRGWLVVGAAAAGGLVIAAVRLWEGVGALASLGLVVVLPWLAGLSRRQQAELIEAGRERIAQLERAQELVADRAGLRERARIAADVHDSLGHELALIALRAGALELTAATEPDRRAAAGLRESAVTATDRLRRTVGVLREGATPVDPPDEAVETLVERAARAGLPVALTRTGDPAPLPPLVDRAVHRVVQEALTNAARHAPGLPVTVRLHHAADEVSVTVENPVSPGGGSPDGAGDGSGLAGLAERVRLVGGTLRSGAAAGRFTVAARFRVGGGGAS; encoded by the coding sequence GTGCGGAACGGCTTGGTGCTGGCGGTGGTCGCGGGCGCGGCGCTGGCCAACGGCGTGGCCACGGACGCGCTGCCGGCGTGGCGGCAGGTGGCGTACCCGGCGCTGGCGGTGCTGGCCTACCTGATCGGCAGGCGGCTGCCGGCGCCGCGCGGCTGGCTGGTGGTCGGCGCGGCGGCGGCCGGTGGGCTGGTGATCGCCGCGGTGCGGTTGTGGGAGGGCGTCGGCGCGTTGGCGAGCCTGGGCCTGGTGGTGGTGCTGCCGTGGCTCGCCGGCCTGTCCCGGCGGCAGCAGGCCGAGCTGATCGAGGCGGGACGGGAGCGGATCGCGCAGTTGGAGCGGGCGCAGGAGCTGGTCGCGGACCGGGCCGGGCTGCGCGAGCGGGCCCGGATCGCGGCGGACGTGCACGACTCGCTCGGCCACGAGCTGGCGTTGATCGCGCTGCGCGCCGGCGCGCTGGAGCTGACCGCCGCCACCGAGCCGGACCGCCGGGCGGCGGCGGGGTTGCGCGAGTCGGCGGTGACCGCCACCGACCGGCTGCGGCGGACGGTGGGCGTGCTGCGGGAGGGCGCGACGCCGGTGGACCCGCCGGACGAGGCGGTGGAGACCTTGGTGGAGCGGGCCGCGCGGGCCGGCCTGCCGGTGGCGCTGACCCGGACCGGCGACCCGGCCCCGCTGCCCCCGCTGGTGGACCGCGCCGTGCACCGGGTGGTGCAGGAGGCCCTGACCAACGCCGCCCGGCACGCGCCCGGCCTCCCGGTGACCGTGCGGCTGCACCACGCGGCCGACGAGGTCTCGGTCACGGTCGAGAACCCGGTGTCACCCGGTGGTGGGTCACCGGACGGGGCCGGTGACGGCAGTGGGTTGGCGGGTCTGGCCGAACGGGTCCGGCTGGTCGGCGGCACGTTGCGCTCGGGCGCGGCGGCGGGCCGGTTCACCGTGGCGGCGCGGTTCCGCGTCGGGGGAGGCGGGGCGTCGTGA
- a CDS encoding serine hydrolase domain-containing protein: protein MRKTLIGAVIVAATALTPAAHAAAPSPTAVRAAAPLPTAAYTAASSPPAEPSPAAIDDYLRQVVADTGLPGLSVVVTRGDRVVHAAGYGEDSEGAPVTADTPMRIASVSKSFTAMAVMTLVEDGRIALDRPVADQLPGFALADPRFADVTVRHLLNQTSGFSDTTVDVTALESATSLADYADGLRPAALAADPGARYEYCNVNYDLAARLVEVASGRSFGDYLRAEVFGPLGMGRSAVSAAEVRPADGYNSVFGAWLSRPELPGFLDSSGGGGVITTAADMGRWLISQNGNGVQLVSPEGLRTMHTPSAVDDYAMGWVPEDGGALVHPGNLFTYSAVQAVVPETGYGFAVLTNSAALHDDTYDVLLGLIALSEGRQPDAAGGSRQVFELVLGLILVAAAGLAVLGVRRSARWARRRADAPAWRVGPRFLPLLAPVAVLAAFPDLLSILTNGRTITWEQLTYFAAPLTITVVVVALAGAATAVARLLGLLRLRSSVH, encoded by the coding sequence ATGAGGAAAACCCTGATTGGCGCGGTGATCGTGGCAGCGACCGCGCTGACCCCGGCCGCACACGCCGCCGCGCCGTCGCCGACTGCCGTGCGCGCCGCCGCGCCGTTGCCCACCGCCGCGTACACCGCCGCGTCCTCGCCGCCCGCCGAGCCGTCGCCCGCCGCTATCGACGACTACCTGCGCCAAGTCGTGGCCGACACCGGTCTGCCCGGCCTCTCGGTCGTCGTGACCCGGGGCGATCGGGTCGTGCACGCCGCCGGTTACGGCGAGGACTCCGAGGGCGCGCCGGTCACCGCGGACACGCCGATGCGGATCGCCTCGGTCAGCAAGTCGTTCACCGCCATGGCGGTGATGACCCTGGTGGAGGACGGGCGGATCGCGTTGGACCGACCGGTGGCCGACCAGCTGCCCGGTTTCGCCCTGGCCGACCCGAGGTTCGCCGACGTGACGGTCCGGCACCTGCTGAACCAGACGTCCGGCTTCTCCGACACCACGGTCGACGTGACGGCGCTGGAGTCCGCGACCTCCCTGGCGGACTACGCCGACGGCCTGCGCCCGGCCGCGCTGGCCGCCGACCCCGGCGCCCGCTACGAGTACTGCAACGTCAACTACGACCTGGCCGCCCGCCTGGTCGAGGTCGCGAGCGGCCGGTCGTTCGGCGACTACCTGCGGGCGGAGGTGTTCGGGCCGCTGGGCATGGGGCGCAGCGCGGTGTCGGCGGCCGAGGTCCGACCGGCCGACGGCTACAACTCGGTGTTCGGCGCCTGGCTGAGCCGCCCGGAGCTGCCCGGGTTCCTCGACTCCAGCGGCGGTGGCGGCGTCATCACCACCGCCGCCGACATGGGCCGGTGGCTGATCAGCCAGAACGGGAACGGCGTGCAGCTGGTGTCGCCGGAAGGGCTGCGCACGATGCACACCCCCTCGGCGGTGGACGACTACGCCATGGGCTGGGTCCCGGAGGACGGCGGCGCGCTGGTGCACCCCGGCAACCTGTTCACCTACTCGGCGGTGCAGGCGGTCGTCCCCGAGACCGGGTACGGGTTCGCGGTGCTCACCAACAGCGCGGCGCTGCACGACGACACCTACGACGTCCTCCTGGGGCTGATCGCGCTGAGCGAGGGGCGGCAGCCGGACGCCGCCGGCGGCAGTCGACAGGTGTTCGAGCTGGTGCTGGGCCTGATCCTGGTGGCGGCCGCGGGGCTCGCCGTGCTCGGCGTGCGGCGGTCGGCGCGGTGGGCGCGACGTCGCGCGGACGCCCCGGCGTGGCGGGTGGGACCGCGGTTCCTGCCGCTGCTGGCGCCGGTGGCCGTGCTCGCGGCGTTCCCGGACCTGCTGTCGATCCTGACGAACGGGCGGACCATCACGTGGGAGCAGCTGACGTACTTCGCCGCGCCGTTGACGATCACGGTGGTCGTGGTGGCGCTGGCGGGTGCGGCGACGGCGGTGGCGCGGCTGCTGGGGCTGCTGCGGCTGCGCTCGTCGGTCCACTGA